Proteins from a single region of Thunnus albacares chromosome 16, fThuAlb1.1, whole genome shotgun sequence:
- the si:ch211-225h24.2 gene encoding testis development-related protein — MFKKSKSKVLVDYASEEDDMSWHYHHSYKDKDIEGEEEEEEAVTAVSKEAKVKKIMSKKERREKKMFSSKDDEHFLLTGVKLADRRGSHKKIKDDEKEKEKKDKPEKGLCFWESVTMTMRQISPTKKLEKMEGWEPPHLNNLNETMTDEAPEDKSQKGDSPVSFPDSLGLPLELASWAGRGLEEDSSRYANLSDSTAAVRWTARAKVKLAGISRMSRGIVSESAWEGFK; from the exons ATGTTTAAGAAAAGCAAGAGTAAAGTGCTGGTGGATTATGCGTCAGAAGAAGACGACATGTCCTGGCACTATCATCACTCCTACAAG gaCAAAGAcatagaaggagaggaagaggaggaggaagccgTCACAGCAGTGTCCAAG GAGGCCAAGGTGAAGAAGATCATGTCCAAGAAAGAGAGGCGGGAGAAGAAGATGTTCTCCTCCAAAGACGATGAGCACTTCTTATTGACCGGAGTCAAGCTGGCTGACCGCAGAGG GTCTCACAAGAAAATCAAGGATgatgagaaggagaaagaaaagaaggacaAGCCAGAGAAGGGCCTCTGTTTTTGGGAAAGTGTTACCATGACAATGAGGCAAATCTCACCCACCAAAAAACTGGAGAAGATGGAGGGCTGGGAGCCGCCTCACCTCAACAACTTAAATGAGACTATGACTGACGAAGCTCCAGAGGACAAGAGCCAGAAAGGGGACTCACCGGTGTCTTTCCCCGACTCTTTAGGCCTCCCGTTGGAATTGGCCTCCTGGGCGGGCCGGGGTCTGGAAGAGGACTCCTCCCGCTATGCTAACCTGTCGGATTCCACGGCTGCCGTCAGGTGGACAGCCCGTGCCAAAGTCAAGCTGGCTGGCATCAGTAGGATGAGCAGAGGGATCGTGTCAGAGAGCGCATGGGAGGGGTTTAAATAG